One part of the Sorangiineae bacterium MSr11954 genome encodes these proteins:
- a CDS encoding outer membrane protein assembly factor BamD, with amino-acid sequence MSLPESRARVLPRPVSAIVAAGIVATVLFASPLARADDISKQARADYDLGAAAYERKDYATAAKHFARADERIPNSRALQLAMASSLAGSDPLLAMALVERAEARAVDGTLAELAQRLRKRFASSAGKIRLVCPSEVHCRATIDNREGELEHGRGAWVTPGKHTAHIRATDATSSERAPVLREVTVTGGATFDVTASAAELAPPATKNEAAEAPKTAPTVVQPPAEILPEYHSKGIAPVYFWTALGATAVAAGTATVFTIMTKSRHDDFVSNPSQQTADDGQSAQTRARIVWGITGALAATTIVVAALTDFGHSQKSTAAKQTSSPLSVAVGPGSVLLVGRFR; translated from the coding sequence GTGAGCCTGCCCGAGTCGCGCGCGAGGGTTCTGCCCCGTCCCGTTTCCGCCATCGTCGCCGCAGGGATTGTGGCGACCGTGCTGTTCGCGTCACCGCTGGCGCGCGCGGACGATATTTCCAAGCAAGCGCGCGCCGATTACGACCTCGGCGCCGCCGCCTACGAGCGAAAGGACTACGCTACCGCTGCCAAGCACTTCGCGCGCGCCGATGAGCGCATTCCCAATTCGCGCGCGCTGCAGCTTGCCATGGCCTCGTCGCTCGCCGGCTCCGATCCGCTGCTCGCCATGGCCTTGGTCGAGCGCGCCGAGGCCCGCGCCGTGGATGGGACGTTGGCCGAGCTCGCCCAGCGCCTTCGCAAACGCTTCGCGAGCTCCGCCGGAAAAATTCGGCTGGTGTGCCCGTCCGAGGTGCACTGCCGCGCCACCATCGACAATCGCGAGGGCGAGCTGGAGCACGGTCGCGGTGCATGGGTGACCCCTGGGAAACATACCGCGCACATTCGTGCGACGGACGCGACCAGCAGCGAGCGCGCGCCCGTTCTTCGCGAGGTCACGGTGACGGGCGGCGCGACCTTCGATGTGACGGCATCGGCTGCCGAGTTGGCGCCGCCGGCTACCAAGAACGAGGCCGCGGAGGCGCCGAAAACGGCCCCGACGGTCGTCCAGCCTCCCGCTGAAATCCTACCGGAATACCACTCGAAGGGTATTGCACCGGTGTACTTTTGGACTGCGCTCGGAGCCACTGCGGTCGCGGCAGGCACGGCCACGGTATTCACGATCATGACCAAGTCGCGTCATGACGACTTCGTATCGAACCCTTCCCAACAGACGGCAGACGATGGGCAGTCCGCGCAGACACGTGCGCGCATCGTGTGGGGAATCACCGGTGCGTTGGCGGCGACGACCATCGTAGTGGCGGCCCTCACCGATTTTGGTCATTCTCAAAAGAGCACCGCGGCGAAGCAGACGTCCTCTCCTCTTTCCGTCGCCGTCGGTCCTGGCTCGGTGCTGCTCGTCGGACGTTTTCGATGA
- a CDS encoding protein kinase, whose product MDDDVAKLVAQERIAEAAALACDRGDVRAACDLYERACDWERAARCALVACDPARAMRLAVLARDDELTERVLAALGSDPPGAERAATWIEARGEPAWAARIFEAIGKKAEASRAWERAGNSVRAAELLEALHDVVGAARLLEAATRREPSRWPNFLALGHLLLRYGKTQAAARALQAIPADASERDDALPLLVQALEQLGLDQAAAVARRDLACKVAHPAAPAIAPPRGESARALIYGGRYEVVREIASTAGSRVLECIDTVRGEPVAIKVYTGYGVRGAGRDVLARFERELHVLASIDHPNVVPMLDYFSDGPALVLAFMPGGTLEQMLERGPIAPARAAEIAGAVLGALAEAHRVGVLHRDIKPSNVLFDAAGTARLADFGAAHLGDLSATATAGVIGTFSYMSPEQRNGEPATVASDLYGVGALLFEMLTGERLRAGTSPRLDPLPSCAHRELDPRHDALVASLTAPSPAERPTDAGAARRALTALPWPAWPDTRAAHPKNAKDAPTAGASPGCPPSPDCRVQAGASGAPDRDTWLDRPIQRIPLEPPTLERAAAFARAVHPMLQTVLRVDRKAHEIWLDRPDSRPLDRPLSAKERAELRGALQALHGAGMIHGSIDPAHIHIGKTGNVIVRFSAHCARLATIDDDHRALSRL is encoded by the coding sequence ATGGATGACGACGTCGCCAAGCTGGTCGCGCAAGAGCGCATCGCCGAGGCCGCGGCGCTCGCGTGCGATCGGGGGGATGTGCGGGCCGCCTGCGATCTGTACGAGCGCGCCTGCGACTGGGAACGCGCGGCGCGCTGCGCCCTCGTCGCGTGCGATCCGGCCCGCGCCATGCGCCTCGCGGTCCTCGCGCGCGACGACGAGCTGACGGAGCGCGTGCTCGCGGCCCTGGGCAGCGACCCGCCGGGGGCCGAGCGCGCCGCCACTTGGATCGAGGCGCGCGGCGAGCCCGCGTGGGCCGCGCGCATCTTCGAGGCCATCGGCAAGAAGGCCGAGGCCTCCCGCGCGTGGGAGCGCGCCGGCAACTCCGTGCGCGCCGCCGAGCTTCTCGAAGCACTTCACGATGTGGTGGGCGCGGCCCGGCTGCTCGAGGCGGCGACCCGGCGGGAGCCCTCGCGCTGGCCGAACTTCCTCGCCCTCGGCCACTTGCTCCTTCGTTACGGCAAGACGCAGGCGGCCGCCCGCGCGCTTCAAGCCATCCCCGCCGACGCGAGCGAGCGCGACGACGCGCTGCCCTTGCTCGTGCAAGCCCTGGAGCAGCTGGGCCTCGACCAAGCCGCCGCCGTCGCGCGCCGCGATCTCGCGTGCAAGGTCGCCCACCCCGCCGCGCCGGCCATCGCACCGCCCCGCGGCGAATCGGCGCGCGCGCTCATCTATGGCGGCCGCTACGAGGTGGTGCGCGAGATCGCCTCCACCGCCGGCTCCCGGGTGCTCGAGTGCATCGACACCGTGCGCGGCGAGCCGGTGGCCATCAAGGTTTACACCGGCTACGGCGTGCGCGGCGCCGGGCGCGACGTGCTCGCGCGCTTCGAGCGCGAGCTGCACGTGCTCGCGTCCATCGACCACCCCAATGTCGTGCCCATGCTCGACTATTTCTCCGACGGCCCCGCGCTGGTGCTGGCGTTCATGCCCGGCGGGACCCTGGAGCAGATGCTCGAGCGCGGCCCCATCGCGCCCGCCCGCGCGGCGGAGATCGCGGGCGCGGTGCTGGGCGCGCTCGCGGAGGCGCACCGCGTGGGCGTGCTCCATCGCGACATCAAGCCCTCCAACGTCTTGTTCGACGCGGCCGGCACCGCGCGCTTGGCCGACTTCGGCGCCGCGCACCTGGGCGATCTTTCGGCCACCGCCACCGCCGGCGTCATTGGAACCTTTTCGTATATGAGCCCCGAGCAGCGCAACGGGGAGCCGGCCACGGTGGCCAGCGATCTCTATGGCGTCGGCGCCCTCTTGTTCGAAATGCTGACGGGCGAACGGCTGCGCGCGGGCACCTCCCCGCGGCTCGATCCCTTGCCCAGCTGCGCGCACCGCGAGCTCGACCCCCGCCACGATGCCCTGGTCGCGTCCCTCACGGCCCCAAGCCCGGCCGAGCGCCCCACGGACGCCGGGGCAGCCCGCCGCGCGCTCACCGCGCTGCCATGGCCCGCGTGGCCCGACACGCGCGCCGCGCACCCCAAAAACGCCAAGGACGCCCCCACGGCCGGCGCATCCCCCGGCTGCCCGCCCTCACCGGATTGCCGCGTGCAGGCCGGCGCCTCCGGCGCCCCCGATCGCGACACATGGCTCGACCGCCCCATTCAGCGCATCCCGCTCGAACCGCCCACGCTCGAACGCGCCGCGGCGTTTGCCCGCGCCGTGCATCCGATGCTGCAGACCGTCCTTCGCGTCGACCGCAAAGCGCACGAGATCTGGCTCGATCGACCCGACAGCCGCCCGCTCGACCGTCCCCTCTCCGCGAAGGAGCGCGCGGAGCTCCGCGGCGCGCTTCAGGCGCTGCATGGGGCCGGGATGATCCACGGGAGCATCGATCCGGCGCATATCCACATTGGTAAAACAGGAAACGTGATCGTGCGCTTCTCGGCCCATTGCGCGCGATTGGCGACGATCGACGACGACCATCGCGCGCTCTCCAGGCTTTGA
- a CDS encoding protein kinase, whose product MNDRSSPPSPFATATGSTPAATASGGVHVGGGDYGRVGRYETLARLGTGGMATVFVGRALGDTGLSQLVALKRAHEHVRSDPELIEGLKREARLAARIHHPNVVGVIDIHDDGGDVVLVLDYVEGCTLSDLMRRLDTARFPREMLRILLDAASGLDAAHRTFDESGRPLYLVHRDVSPSNVLIGRDGVARIADFGVAKTLERSVEQTATGVLKGKLAYMAPEYVERHYVDARSDLFSLGVVTWEMVTGERLFKGPTELETLKRVAAQNIPYPSAYFPHLEVLDSTILRALARHPDHRYSSVGEFAYELEAHAREGNLVGSHIEVAALVEGVFGAELNERRQRFSARGADATAPVSQVHPSLDVPSFTQSAPAQSMTQSAVLASRTKLSATIPLSLLIIIAAVSTGALLAHRSAVHSSPAPPPPPPRTNLSAPAPDKMAPAPLVTSAAPGAPLAPLAPVGAHAAETWEPAVGAGIVAPAASPPEPSRMEPSRTEPSRTEHARTEPARTDPAHVEHARGAGTPAASSTPAAPAASAKPSRASTGARPRTTPPPPSPATAESPARIIPDKPPPNPYGP is encoded by the coding sequence ATGAATGATCGCTCCTCCCCGCCTTCTCCGTTCGCGACCGCGACCGGCTCAACCCCTGCAGCGACTGCAAGCGGTGGAGTCCACGTGGGCGGCGGCGACTACGGGCGGGTGGGGCGCTACGAAACGCTCGCCCGGTTGGGGACCGGCGGGATGGCCACCGTGTTCGTGGGCCGCGCGCTGGGCGACACGGGGCTCTCGCAGCTGGTCGCGCTCAAACGAGCCCACGAGCACGTGCGCTCGGATCCCGAGCTCATCGAAGGATTGAAGCGCGAGGCAAGGCTGGCCGCGCGCATTCATCACCCCAATGTCGTTGGCGTCATCGACATTCACGACGACGGGGGAGATGTCGTTTTGGTGCTCGATTACGTCGAGGGCTGCACGCTCTCCGATCTGATGCGCCGGCTCGACACCGCCCGCTTCCCGCGCGAGATGCTGCGCATCTTGCTCGACGCCGCCTCCGGGCTCGACGCCGCGCACCGCACCTTCGACGAGTCGGGCCGGCCGCTCTACCTGGTTCATCGCGACGTCTCGCCGAGCAATGTGCTCATCGGGCGCGACGGGGTCGCGCGCATCGCCGACTTCGGCGTGGCGAAGACCTTGGAGCGCAGCGTGGAGCAGACGGCCACCGGGGTGCTCAAAGGCAAGCTCGCGTACATGGCCCCCGAATACGTCGAGCGGCACTATGTCGATGCGCGGAGCGATCTGTTTTCGCTGGGGGTGGTGACCTGGGAGATGGTCACCGGGGAGCGCTTGTTCAAGGGCCCGACCGAGCTGGAGACCCTCAAGCGGGTGGCCGCGCAGAACATCCCCTACCCCTCGGCGTACTTTCCGCACCTCGAGGTGCTCGACTCGACGATCTTGCGCGCGCTGGCGCGCCATCCCGATCATCGCTATTCGAGCGTGGGCGAGTTCGCGTACGAGCTGGAGGCGCACGCGCGCGAGGGAAACCTGGTGGGCTCGCACATCGAGGTCGCGGCGCTCGTCGAAGGCGTTTTTGGTGCGGAGCTCAACGAACGGCGCCAGCGGTTCAGCGCGCGGGGCGCGGACGCCACGGCGCCCGTGTCGCAGGTGCATCCGAGCCTCGACGTCCCATCGTTTACGCAATCGGCGCCCGCGCAGAGCATGACGCAAAGCGCGGTGCTGGCGTCGCGCACCAAGCTGAGTGCCACCATTCCCCTTTCGCTTCTCATCATCATTGCCGCCGTCTCCACCGGCGCCCTTCTGGCCCATCGGTCGGCCGTGCACTCGTCGCCTGCGCCGCCGCCGCCCCCTCCGCGTACGAATTTGTCGGCGCCCGCACCGGACAAAATGGCGCCCGCGCCCCTCGTCACATCGGCAGCGCCCGGCGCGCCGCTCGCACCGCTTGCACCTGTGGGCGCGCACGCGGCGGAGACGTGGGAGCCGGCGGTGGGCGCGGGCATCGTCGCGCCGGCCGCCTCTCCGCCGGAGCCTTCGCGCATGGAGCCTTCGCGCACAGAGCCTTCACGCACAGAGCACGCGCGCACCGAGCCTGCGCGAACGGATCCCGCGCACGTGGAGCACGCACGTGGAGCGGGGACGCCGGCTGCGTCGAGCACGCCAGCCGCACCGGCGGCGAGCGCAAAGCCATCGCGCGCGAGCACCGGGGCCCGCCCGCGAACGACCCCACCACCGCCTTCGCCTGCTACGGCGGAGTCACCTGCGCGCATCATCCCCGATAAGCCGCCGCCGAATCCCTACGGGCCCTAA
- a CDS encoding DUF882 domain-containing protein produces the protein MAAPLSSKVGAPAASSKVKPKARVNATQQLARVRRWHAPTPNKLAPVDEEGRPMLAIYSLNTNERIEMAAAGERGGFSARDLDRAAHVLREPASGCEHPMDPRLLDLAYRIQSFFRAQEIRVVSAYRAPRRHRRSNHGLGRAIDMIVPGATDEEVAKFARELGFVGIGVYPSSGFVHVDVRQRSYFWVDRSGPGRRNRERGILGDLAARSDSQAVTRGERPTPPFNPLGDVDAWLRARAPHAPSQMPPDEDDEDDTPDTVDNTGY, from the coding sequence GTGGCAGCGCCGCTGAGCTCGAAGGTGGGCGCGCCGGCCGCGTCCAGCAAGGTAAAGCCCAAGGCGCGGGTGAACGCGACCCAGCAGCTGGCCCGCGTCCGCCGCTGGCACGCGCCCACGCCCAATAAGCTCGCGCCGGTGGACGAGGAAGGCCGGCCCATGCTCGCCATTTACTCGCTCAACACCAACGAGCGCATCGAGATGGCCGCCGCCGGCGAGCGCGGAGGTTTCTCCGCCCGCGACTTGGACCGCGCGGCCCATGTTCTGCGCGAGCCCGCCAGCGGGTGCGAGCACCCGATGGATCCGCGCCTGCTCGATCTCGCCTACCGCATTCAAAGCTTCTTCCGCGCGCAGGAGATCCGCGTGGTCTCCGCCTACCGAGCGCCGCGACGGCATCGCCGCTCGAACCACGGCCTGGGGCGCGCCATCGACATGATCGTGCCGGGCGCCACCGACGAGGAGGTCGCCAAGTTCGCGCGCGAGCTCGGCTTCGTGGGCATCGGCGTGTATCCGTCGAGCGGGTTCGTGCACGTCGATGTGCGGCAGCGCAGCTACTTCTGGGTCGACCGAAGCGGCCCCGGGAGACGAAACCGCGAGCGCGGCATCCTGGGCGATCTGGCCGCGCGCAGCGACAGCCAAGCCGTCACCCGCGGCGAGCGCCCTACCCCGCCCTTCAACCCGCTCGGCGACGTCGACGCCTGGCTGCGCGCCCGCGCCCCGCACGCCCCGTCCCAAATGCCGCCCGACGAGGACGACGAAGACGACACCCCGGACACGGTGGACAACACGGGTTACTAA
- a CDS encoding YfhL family 4Fe-4S dicluster ferredoxin, producing the protein MSTYITEDCINCGACEPECPNEAISEGDEIYVIDPELCTECVGFHDHEACQAVCPVECCLPDPNHAEDENLLLQRALRLHPDDDELKKKAAANEFPSRFRK; encoded by the coding sequence ATGTCGACGTACATCACTGAAGACTGCATCAATTGCGGCGCATGCGAACCGGAGTGCCCCAACGAGGCGATCAGCGAGGGAGACGAGATCTACGTGATCGACCCGGAGCTGTGCACCGAGTGCGTGGGCTTCCACGACCACGAGGCGTGCCAGGCCGTGTGCCCCGTGGAGTGCTGCCTGCCCGATCCGAACCACGCAGAGGACGAGAACCTCCTGCTGCAGCGCGCCCTCCGCCTTCACCCGGACGATGACGAGTTGAAGAAGAAGGCCGCCGCAAACGAGTTCCCCTCGCGCTTTCGCAAGTGA
- a CDS encoding ABC transporter permease subunit, with protein MSAAPPRAPEGGTGRWLGTGRWSGLGWSLLPLGAIFAVAAAVALFGSRSPTRLDPVLAWTSPSLERPFGSGEGGVDLLALTAHAELRGMVLAVAVALFGFVVGTPLGAAAAFARGRFERGVARTCDLLQAFPTFLLALVVLSAVRAPTRWHLGIVFALTAWAPFARLALAQSRVLRAAAFIDASIALGQSPVRVFWYHVLPNLLGVVKVQLGSTAASLIVSEAALAFVGFGPHDGVSLGNVLDQGVASMLRAPHVLAVGALSVFVTSASMLVAARAQKR; from the coding sequence ATGAGCGCAGCCCCCCCGCGCGCGCCCGAAGGCGGAACGGGACGATGGCTCGGAACGGGACGATGGAGCGGCCTGGGGTGGAGCCTGCTCCCGCTCGGGGCCATCTTTGCGGTGGCGGCTGCGGTCGCGCTTTTCGGCTCGCGCTCGCCAACCCGGCTCGATCCCGTCCTGGCGTGGACGAGCCCCAGCCTCGAGCGCCCCTTCGGCTCGGGCGAGGGCGGCGTCGATCTGCTGGCGCTGACGGCGCACGCGGAGCTGCGCGGCATGGTGCTCGCGGTCGCGGTGGCCCTCTTCGGCTTCGTCGTGGGCACACCGCTGGGGGCGGCGGCGGCGTTTGCGCGCGGGCGCTTCGAGCGGGGCGTGGCGCGCACGTGCGACTTGCTCCAGGCGTTTCCCACGTTTTTACTGGCCCTGGTGGTCCTTTCGGCGGTTCGGGCGCCGACCCGCTGGCACTTGGGGATCGTCTTTGCGCTCACGGCTTGGGCGCCGTTTGCTCGGCTTGCGCTCGCGCAGTCGCGGGTGCTGCGCGCGGCGGCCTTCATCGATGCGTCGATCGCGCTCGGGCAGAGCCCCGTGCGCGTGTTTTGGTACCATGTGCTGCCGAACCTGCTCGGCGTCGTCAAAGTCCAGCTGGGGTCCACCGCCGCGAGCCTGATCGTGAGCGAGGCGGCGCTCGCCTTCGTTGGCTTCGGGCCCCACGACGGCGTTTCGCTGGGCAATGTGCTCGATCAGGGCGTGGCGTCCATGCTGCGCGCCCCCCACGTGCTGGCCGTGGGCGCGCTCTCGGTGTTCGTGACGAGCGCGTCGATGCTCGTCGCCGCGCGCGCCCAAAAAAGGTAG
- a CDS encoding GH92 family glycosyl hydrolase, which translates to MNRQIGIIAILGCAASMCNGADDLIDPSVSSDTHPFAGAPREARDPGAFPAFPAFAEDPTALVNTSIGNNGDGTTFPGAAMPFGMVQLSPDTGLNRYASYDYKDTKILGFSQTHLSGVGCQTMGNFRFMPTTGQVSSSDPAAYGASFVHTKESASPGAYDVHLDSTNIDVALGATERTGWHRYTFPADAAAQNVLVEVGESNGYVFDGQVEVVGDDTVEGWLLGGNFCWETVKERYRIFFSAKFDRAASSFGTWVGGTMRPNERQAKRASGRAGAWLTFDPAGGRNVGVTVGLSYTSVEGARRNRTKESAGQSLESVRARAHDVWRDELQRMRVAGGTYADQRTYYSALYRSLLHPSIGSDVDGKYRDFRDTVRRGSHPYYQMFSLWDTYRSQNQLVALLHPERAADMARSVLRIAEDGGWVPRWALGNGETNVMSGDPVTPWVVTLYRRGILDRDTAKKLFAALWRNATEVPSDTSIFRGRDGNASYGAHGYIGYENAPGYTYGDRRQAGSATLEYALADCSLALMARGLGEDDKAKVLEARCRNFEQQWDPAAESKGFAGFPRTRRPDGSYVDPAPYNPTKATGFHEGTAWQYQWLAQQDTPALFERIGGAELAQKRLDTFFDLPTLLVDPAKAAKDSWVRGAYEYHNNFAFNPNNEPDLHAPWMYAWTAAPWKTSAVLRAARTLFVDGPYGMPGNDDLGTISSWLVFGMAGFFEVAPGSGAYVLSAPMFEVVELRPEGGCTVRIEAKNASASSLQYVSNVRIGGRPWSKSWIAHEDLLHARTVRFALTNDPNATTWGTGAANVPPRLVDVRAGR; encoded by the coding sequence ATGAATCGCCAAATCGGCATCATCGCCATACTTGGATGTGCGGCGAGCATGTGCAACGGGGCCGACGACCTTATCGACCCCTCGGTCTCATCCGATACGCACCCCTTTGCGGGTGCGCCCCGTGAGGCGCGCGACCCCGGCGCATTCCCTGCATTTCCCGCATTTGCGGAGGATCCCACCGCGCTGGTGAACACATCGATTGGCAACAACGGCGACGGAACGACATTTCCCGGCGCGGCGATGCCCTTCGGCATGGTGCAACTCAGCCCCGACACGGGCCTCAATCGGTATGCCTCGTACGACTACAAGGACACGAAGATCCTCGGCTTCAGCCAAACGCATTTATCGGGCGTCGGCTGTCAAACGATGGGGAACTTCCGGTTCATGCCCACCACCGGCCAGGTGAGCTCCTCGGATCCGGCCGCGTACGGCGCGAGCTTCGTGCACACCAAGGAGAGCGCCTCGCCCGGCGCCTACGACGTGCACCTCGACAGCACGAACATCGATGTGGCGCTCGGTGCCACCGAACGCACCGGGTGGCATCGCTACACGTTCCCCGCCGATGCGGCCGCGCAGAACGTGCTCGTCGAGGTCGGCGAGAGCAACGGCTATGTGTTCGACGGCCAGGTCGAGGTGGTGGGCGACGACACCGTCGAGGGCTGGCTGCTCGGCGGCAACTTCTGCTGGGAGACCGTGAAAGAGCGCTACCGCATCTTCTTCAGCGCCAAATTCGATCGCGCGGCCAGCTCGTTCGGCACCTGGGTCGGTGGAACAATGCGCCCGAACGAGCGGCAAGCCAAGCGCGCCTCGGGACGCGCGGGCGCATGGCTCACCTTCGACCCCGCAGGCGGTCGAAACGTGGGGGTGACCGTGGGCCTCTCCTATACCTCGGTGGAGGGCGCCCGGCGCAATCGCACCAAGGAGAGCGCCGGCCAAAGCTTGGAGTCGGTCCGAGCGCGCGCGCACGATGTCTGGCGCGATGAGCTCCAGCGCATGCGGGTCGCCGGCGGAACGTATGCCGATCAGCGCACCTATTACAGCGCGCTCTATCGTTCGCTTTTGCACCCGAGCATCGGCTCGGACGTCGACGGAAAATACCGCGATTTCCGCGATACCGTGCGCCGCGGATCGCACCCCTATTATCAAATGTTCTCCCTCTGGGATACGTACCGCTCCCAGAACCAGCTGGTCGCGCTGCTGCACCCGGAGCGCGCCGCCGATATGGCGCGCTCGGTGCTCCGCATCGCCGAAGATGGCGGGTGGGTGCCGCGCTGGGCGCTCGGCAACGGCGAGACCAATGTGATGAGCGGCGATCCGGTCACGCCTTGGGTGGTCACGCTCTACCGGCGCGGCATCCTCGACCGCGACACGGCCAAGAAGCTCTTCGCGGCCCTCTGGCGAAATGCCACCGAGGTTCCGAGCGACACCTCGATTTTCCGCGGGCGCGATGGCAACGCGAGCTATGGAGCCCATGGCTACATCGGCTACGAAAACGCGCCGGGCTACACCTACGGCGATCGGAGGCAGGCCGGCTCGGCGACCTTGGAGTACGCCCTCGCCGACTGTTCGCTGGCGCTGATGGCGCGCGGGCTCGGAGAAGACGACAAGGCGAAGGTGCTCGAAGCGCGCTGCCGCAACTTCGAGCAGCAGTGGGATCCGGCCGCGGAGTCCAAGGGCTTCGCCGGCTTTCCGCGCACGCGCCGGCCCGATGGATCGTATGTCGACCCCGCGCCGTACAATCCCACCAAGGCCACCGGCTTCCACGAGGGTACGGCCTGGCAGTACCAATGGCTCGCGCAGCAGGACACACCGGCCCTCTTCGAGCGCATCGGCGGCGCCGAGCTCGCGCAAAAGCGGCTGGATACGTTCTTCGATCTGCCGACCCTTCTCGTGGATCCGGCCAAGGCGGCGAAGGACTCGTGGGTGCGCGGCGCGTACGAGTACCACAACAACTTCGCCTTCAACCCCAACAACGAGCCCGATCTGCACGCCCCCTGGATGTACGCGTGGACGGCGGCGCCTTGGAAGACCTCGGCGGTGCTCCGGGCTGCACGCACCTTGTTCGTCGACGGTCCATACGGCATGCCGGGCAACGACGATCTCGGGACCATCTCGTCGTGGCTGGTGTTCGGCATGGCCGGCTTCTTCGAGGTCGCCCCGGGCTCCGGGGCGTATGTGCTGAGCGCGCCCATGTTCGAGGTGGTGGAGCTCCGCCCCGAGGGGGGTTGCACCGTGCGCATCGAGGCCAAGAACGCGAGCGCCTCGAGCCTTCAATACGTCTCGAACGTGCGGATCGGCGGGCGCCCCTGGAGCAAGAGCTGGATCGCACACGAGGATCTGCTCCACGCCCGCACCGTGCGCTTCGCGCTCACCAACGATCCAAACGCGACCACGTGGGGCACGGGCGCAGCCAATGTACCGCCGCGCTTGGTCGATGTTCGCGCGGGTCGTTGA
- a CDS encoding ABC transporter permease — translation MAWSTAEAALVLLVLASLVFVALRTLPGDPAALILGDQASAEELAALRARLGFDRPLYVQYAHFLRGLLSLDFGDSLRRPGVRAGARVLEALGPTGELAALAVAMGSVLGVTGAVLAVGPWLGTARRFVERAFVAVAATPLLAFAPLLTYVLAVKWRLLPLPGDPDAGFLGLLFASGLLAIPLSAHVARIGRVALLEVSGAPFLTVVRAKGGSFARTWYLHGLPATAGPIVTTIGTQLGALLGGAVVLERLFERPGLGTLILESYASRDLPVLEASVVAAGALFVLTQAIAGAVHAAIDPRVRS, via the coding sequence ATGGCGTGGAGCACCGCCGAGGCGGCCCTGGTGCTCCTCGTTCTTGCCTCCCTCGTCTTCGTTGCGCTGCGCACGCTCCCGGGCGATCCGGCCGCGCTGATCCTCGGCGATCAGGCCAGCGCCGAGGAGCTCGCGGCGCTTCGGGCGCGGTTGGGGTTCGATCGGCCCCTTTACGTGCAGTATGCACATTTTTTGCGCGGCCTTCTGAGCCTCGACTTTGGCGACTCGCTGCGAAGGCCGGGGGTGCGCGCGGGCGCCCGGGTGCTGGAGGCGCTGGGGCCGACGGGGGAGCTGGCCGCGCTGGCCGTCGCCATGGGCTCGGTGTTGGGCGTGACGGGCGCCGTGCTCGCCGTGGGACCCTGGCTCGGCACGGCGCGGCGGTTCGTCGAGCGCGCGTTCGTCGCGGTTGCCGCCACGCCGCTCCTCGCATTTGCGCCGCTCCTCACGTACGTGCTCGCTGTGAAGTGGCGCCTGCTGCCGCTGCCGGGCGATCCGGACGCGGGCTTTCTCGGGCTCCTCTTCGCCAGCGGGCTCTTGGCGATCCCGCTCTCCGCGCACGTGGCGCGCATCGGCCGGGTGGCGCTCTTGGAGGTGAGCGGCGCGCCGTTTCTCACGGTGGTGCGCGCCAAGGGCGGGAGCTTCGCGCGAACGTGGTACCTGCACGGTCTGCCGGCCACCGCGGGGCCCATCGTGACCACCATCGGCACGCAGCTCGGGGCGCTGCTCGGGGGCGCCGTGGTGCTCGAGCGCCTCTTCGAGCGCCCCGGCCTCGGCACCTTGATCCTCGAGTCGTACGCCTCGCGGGATCTCCCCGTGCTCGAAGCGTCGGTGGTCGCCGCCGGGGCGCTGTTCGTGCTCACGCAGGCCATCGCCGGCGCCGTTCACGCGGCCATCGATCCGCGGGTGCGATCATGA